A region of the Microthrixaceae bacterium genome:
GATACGACCGCGCTGGTCAGCTCGGCGCTGAGGCCGCTCGATTCCACGAGATCAGGAGGGTGGTGTCCAACCTGGCGGTGTTCGACTTCGAGAGCCCGGATCATTCGATGCGGTTGCGGTCTCTCCACCCCGGCGTCACCGTCGACGAGGTGGTGGCGGCCACCGGGTTCAGCCTGGTCATCCCTGACGACGTTCCCACCTCACGGTTGCCGACCCCAGGCGAGCTGAGGTTGCTCGATGAGGTCATCGACCCGGCCGGAACTCGACACCGTGAGGTGCCCGACCCCGTCTGAGCGGTCCGGGGTTGTCGCGGTCATCGGTGGTCCTCTGCGGTCAGCAGCGGGTGACCTGGCTGGTGGTGATGATGTCGAGCTCATCGATGTCGAGCCTCACACAGGGAGGTCCGGCATCGGGCACGAAGAGGATCGCGGCACGACCATCCTCCACCGCGATGTCGGCCACGGCGGCCCCGTCCACAGCCAACACCGCTTTGATCGGATCAGCGGCGTCCTCACGTCCTGAAGTCACCGCCATCATCCAGAACTGCCTTTCCTGACGCAGATGGTCCACCTTCTCGACGGTCAGGTCGGCTCGACGGGCTGCGACCTCGATACGGGTCCGCAGCTGGTCGATACGGGCCCGATCCTGGGCCGAGGTGATCTCGAACCAGAGCCCGAAGGCCACCAGAGCGGTCACCATCACCGCCAGGACCACGTTGGCGGCCACGAAGGCGGCGCGGCGGGGTAGGGGAGAAGGCTCCAGCGGGTCGGGTTCGGGGTCCCGTGCCCGGCGCCAGGCGCCGCCGGTCATCCACCCCCAGAACAGGCTTGCTCCCGCCACGCCCACCAGCACCTGGAACGGTGACCCGGTGCCGCTGTCCACCGTGATGGCCAGTGCCCACAGCCCGCCGACGACGGTGGCCAATGTGATCAGGCTGCCCAGCGCGGCGATTGCCAACCAGCCCCACCGGGGGCGGGGGCCATCGAAGGGATCCACGACGGCGAAGCTACCGCCGGTCGATCACGGCTCACCCATCACGACGTGGGCCTTGGGGGTGCGGTTGGCCCGCGAGGACGGGTCGTCTGGCCTACGCTCGCCTCAGTGTCACTCTGGTCTCTGCCCGGGAGCTTGGCTCCTACGCTCGGTGTCCTTCGTGGGCAGCATGCTTTGTGCCGGCTCCCGGGCGCGCAGAACCGGCCGGCGTGGCTTGATAGGAGCGTGGCATCGCCCCACTGAGGTGTGCCCACCGACCGGTTCTGGTCCGGATCACCAACGTGAAAGGCGACCAGAGCCCCATGATCACCCTCGGAATCGATGCGCACAAGCGCACCCATACCGTCGTCGCGGTCGACGACGTCGGATGCCAGCTCGGCACCAAGACCACGACCGCAACGACCAGCGACGACCACCTGAGATCATCCGGTGGGCTGACCGGTTCGGCCCCGAACGGCAGTGGGCGGTCGAAGACTGCCGGCACCTCTCGCCGTCTCGAGTCGGACATGCTCGCCGCGGGCGAGCGGATCGTTCGGGTGCCACCCAGGTTGATGGCCCACGCTCGCGACGCAGCCCGCACCTACGGCAAGTCTGACCCGATCGACGCGCTCGCCGTCGCTCACGCCGCGTTGCGCAACCCGGATCTTCCCGTTGCGCAGCTCGATGGTCCTGCCCGGGAACTGCGACTGCTGGTCGACCACCGCGAGGACCTGGTGGCGGAGCGGACCCGTTGCCTCAACAGGCTTCGCTGGCATCTCCACGAGCTCGACGCGCCCTGGGATCCGCCCGCTCGATCGCTCACGTCCTACAAGAACCTCGACGCGATCGCTGCCCGGCTGACGAGTTTCGATGGTCCGGTTGCTCGCATCGCAGCCGAGATCGTCGAGCACGCCCGGCACCTGACCGGCGCGAACGCGCCCTCGAACGCGATCACCGGCATCGTCAACAAGCTCGCCCCGACCCTGCTCGCCCTCGCCGGGGTCGGCGCGCTCACCGCCGCCAAGATCGTCGCGGAGACCGCAGACGTTCGCCGGTTCAGCACAAGGGCGCGTACGCCCGCCACAACGGCACCGCACCCCTGCCCGTCTGGTCCGGCAACCGCGAACGCCACCGCCTGTCTCGCACCGGGAACCGCCAACTCAACGCGGCCATCCACCGCATCGCGATCACTCAGGCCCGCTGTCACGACGACGCCATTGCCTACATCGACCGGCGCCTGACCGATCACCACAACACCAAGACCGAAGCGCTCCGAGCCCTCAAACGACGTCTCTCCGACGTCGTCTACCGAGCCTTGCTCGCCGACGCCCAACCCGCCCAAACGGCACCCGCCGACTTGCTCGCGGCCGCCGCTTGACATAGGAGCAAACCGTGGTTAGTGATCGCTATCGAATGCACCGACTCCGCTCCGGAGATGAATGGGTACTGGGGACCCTGGCTCGCGGCAACGCTCGTTTCGGCGACGGCAGCGAGCAGGACTGGTTGCCCCCGCTCGGAAGTGAGGAGGCGTCCAAGTTCGTCAACGACCCTCGCACGCTTTGCGTGGTGGCCATCGACATGTCCACCAACCACATCGCCGGGTTCGTCTACGGCTGCGTGTTGTATCGGCGCCACACCAAGCTCGAGCACCTGTGCGTTTATGAGTTGGGCGTCGACATCGACCATCGCAAGGAGGGCGTCGGCCCGCTCCTACTCGAAGGCATCGCCGGCGAGGCCCGCAAGATGGGCATCGACCGCGGCTTCGTGATCACCTCGGAGTCGAACCGCGAAGCGGTCAAGCTGTACAGCGACTTCGGGGCCAGCCGCAGCCCGGGCAACGACCTGCTGTTCGGCCTCCACTTCTGATCTGGAGCCCTAGGAGGGCGACGGCGCCCTTCATGACAGCGGACTCCGGCTCCTACGCTGCGATGCATGTCTGACGCCCCATCAGAAACCGCTGGCCCGGATCCGCTGCGCACTCGCTTCTGCGACCTGGTCGGCTGCCGCCTCCCGATCGTTCAGACCGGGATGGGATGGGTGTCGGGGGCCAACCTCACCGCCGCCACCGTGGCCGCCGGTGGGCTCGGGATCTTGGCGTCCATCACAATGACCTCCGCTGAGTTCCGTGCCGCAGTGACCAAGGTGAGCGAGACCTCCGACGGGCCTTTCGGGGTGAACCTGCGCGCTGGCCAGCCCGACCTGACCGAGAGGATCGCCTGGGCCGCTGACCAGGGGGTGAAGGTGTTCTCCTTCGCCGGTGCTCCCACCAAGGACGCCATTGCCCGCATCCATGACGCGGGTGCGTTGGTGATGCCTACGGTGGGGGCCCGCCGTCACGCCGAGAAGATGTTGGAGTGGGGCGTCGACGCGGTGATCGCCCAAGGAGGCGAGGGTGGAGGACACACCGGTGAGGTCCCCACATCGCTGCTGTTGCCGCAGGTGGTCGAAGCCGTTGGCGATGACATCCCGGTGCTGGGTGCCGGTGGTTTCCACTCGGGGCGAGGGCTGGTCGCGGCCCTGGCCTACGGTGCCGACGGCGTGGCGATGGGAACCCGCTTCTTGTTGACCGCAGAGAGCCGGGTGCCCGATGGCATCAAGGGCCGTTACACCGATGCCTCGGTGTTCGACACGGTGGTGACCGTCGCCCTCGACGGGGCACCCCAGCGGGTGATCCGCACCGAATTGATCGACGGCCTGGAGAAGGCATCGATCTTCACCCGCCTGCCCAAGGCGGCGCTGAAGGCCCTCGAGTTCCGCAAGCAGACGGGCACGTCGCTCAAGGACCTGGTGAAGGAGGGCTTGGCGATGCGCAAGAGCCAAGACCTGACCTGGCCGCAATTGGCCATGGCCGCCAACGCGCCGATGCTGATCAAGACGGCGCTGGTGGACGGTGACCCGACGGTGGGGGTGCTGCCCACCGGCCAGGTCACCGGCCTGATCGACGACCTACCCACCGTCGCCGAGTTGTTGGAGCGCATCGAGGCCGACGCCCGCGCTGCCCTGGTTCGCCTCGCCTGCGGATCCTGAGCTCGTTACCCAGTTCTGACGAGGCGTCAGATACGCTCGGCCGACGTATGGACCTGACCTGGAGCGCCGACGAGGAACGGTTCCGCACCGAGGTGCGAACCTGGCTCGAGACCGAACTTTCCGCCTGGCGAACCCGCCACGACGACCGGATTCTCTCGGGCGACACCCACGAGGGCTTCGCCCAGCACCTGGACTGGGAACGGACCCTGTTCAACGCCGGGTACGCCGCGGTGTCGTGGCCCACCGAGGTGGGCGGGCGAGGGGCCAGCCGCTGGGAGTGGCTCATCTTCGAGGAGGAGTACTACCGCGCCGGAGGGCCTCAACGGGTCACCCAGAACGGCATCTTCCTGTTGGCCCCCACCGTCTTCGAGTTCGGAACCGCCGAACAACAGGCCCACATCCTGCCCCGCATGGCGGCCGGAGACGACCTTTGGTGCCAGGGGTGGAGCGAACCCAACGCCGGCTCGGACCTGGCCTCGCTGACCAGCCGGGCCATCAGAGACGACGCCCGTGGCGGCTGGGTGCTCAACGGACAGAAGACGTGGACCACCAGGGGAGCCTTCTGCACCCACCTGTTCGGCCTGTTTCGGACGGATCCGGCCAGCGAACGACACAAGGGCCTCACCTACCTGTTGGTGCCCCTCGATCTGGCCGGGGTGACGGTGCGGGGCTTCGGTCGCCTCGATGGTGACGAGGGCTTCGCAGAGGTCTTCTTCGAGGATGCCTTTCTGCCCGACGACGCCATTCCCGGAGGTGTGGTGCTGGGCGATGAGGGCCAGGGTTGGTCGGTGGCCATGGCCACCACCTCCTCGGAGCGGGGCCTCACGCTGCGCTCTCCCGGGCGATTCTGTGCCACCGCAGACCGCTTGGTCTCGCTGTACCGCGAGCGTTCGGGCGGCGCCGGAGCCGACCAGCTCGATCCCGGCCTGCGCGACCGCGTCGTTCAAGGGTGGATGGAGGCCGAGGCCTATCGGCTCCAAACCCTACAGACCGTCACCGACGATGCCGAGGGGCGTTCGGCCGGGGCAGCGTCCAGCTTCGTGAAACTTTGGTGGTCCGAGCTCGACGTCAAGCTGCACGAGACGGCCATGGACATCTTGGGTCCCGAAGCCGAACTGGACGGCACCTGGTCCAAGGGCTGGCAGTTCGCTCTCTCCGGGCCCATCTACGCCGGGACCAACGAGATCCAACGCAACATCGCGGCCGAGCGCGTCCTCGGCTTGCCCAGGAAGTAGGGACCGACCGTGCGCTTTGCCTTCACCGACGATCAGATCGCGTTCCGCGACGCCGTCAGGGATCTGCTCTCCAACGAGTGCGCACCCGAGGTGGTCCGAGCCGCGTGGCCATCAGAGGCCGATGCCCACGGAGCCCGCAAGGGCGAAGGGGCCCGAGCCGAAGCCGAGCGGGTGGCCAAGGTGTGGTCCGACCTGGCCGAGATGGGTGTCCTGGGAGTTGCGGTCGCCGAGAAGCACGGCGGGCTCGGTCTGGGCGAACTGGACTGGGTGCTGCTGGCCGAGGAGACCGGATACGCGGCGTTGCCCCACCCCTTCGTGGAGACCGCCGCCGTGGTGGCCCCGTTGCTGGGACAGGTCGGTGACCCCCATGGGGTGCTTGCCGAACTGATCGACGGCACCCGTCAGGCCGGCGTGGTGCCGCTCACCACCTCGCTTGTCCCGTGGGGTGATGCTGTCACCTACCTGGTAGCGCTGGACCACCATCCCTCGGCTTCCGGGCCCTGGGTTGCCCGCCGGATCACCGGCGGGGTGGCGGTGGGGGACGATCCCGATCACCGCCGCCACCTAGCCGACGCCATGGACGCCGGTCGCCGCGTGGTGGCCCTGGGGGCGTGGCAGGCCGAAGGCGAACTCGGGACCACCCTCGACGCCGAACGTGCCTTCAACCGGGGAGCGCTCGGGGTGGCGGCCCAGCTCGTCGGACTGGGCCGGCGGATGCTCGACCTGACCGTCGACTACGTGGCCGAGCGTCGCCAGTTCGGCACGCCGGTCGGTGCGCAACAGGCGGTCAAGCACCACTTGGCGGACGTGGCCATGCAACTTCGCTTCGCCGCCCCTGCCGTGTACGGAGCGGCGTGGGCCATGGCGAACGGATCACCGACGGCCAGCCGTGACGTCTCAATGGCCAAGGCTCTCGCTTCCGATGCTGCTCGCCTCGCCGTTCGTCAGACGCTTCAGTGCTCTGGCGCCATCGGCTACACGGTCGAATACGACCTGCACCTCTATCTGAAGCGAGCCGAAGCCCTGAGCCGGGCCTGGGGTGATGCGGCCTGGCACCGTCGCCGGGTCGGTGAGGCTCTCGGCATCTGAGACCGTCCGATAGCCTCAGTTATCGGTTCCGCGGGCGCGGTGACAAGGTTCTGGAGGCAGACAGATGTGGGTGCAGGTCGATCCGACGCACGCCGGCGAGAAGAGCTGGATCAACCCCGACAGCATCATGCGATGCGACGTGAACCAGGAACCCACCCCGCCGTGGGCGATCCTCACGCTCCAAGACGGAACCGAGTGCACGGTCAGCGAGCCTCGGGCCATGAAGATCCTGGCCAAGCTGCTCGGGACCGAACTGCCCAAGAACCCCGATGCCGGTGAGGGCTACATCATGTACTGAAGCCCGGCTGTTGGCTTCGCCGGTGTTCTGACGGGGCGTTAGATTCGGCATCTTCCGCCTGCACCCAGGAGCTTCACCATGGCCGAGGCCTACATCGTCGACGCAGTACGGACCCCAGTTGGGCGTCGCGGGGGATCCTTGAGCACCATCCACCCCGCCGACCTTGGGGCCGCTTCGATCAAAGCTCTCTTGGACCGCACCGGCATCGACCCGGGCGCGGTGGAAGACGTCGTGTTCGGCAACGTGGATTCGGTTGGCGGCCAGGCCGGAGACATCGCTCGTACTTGCTGGCTGGTGGCCGGCGGCCCCGAGCACGTTCCGGGCACCACCGTCGACCGTCAGTGCGGCTCGGCTCAGCAGGCCGTTCACTTCGCGGCACAGGCCGTGATGGCGGGGGTCAACGACCTGGTGGTCGCCGGTGGCGTGCAGCAGATGAGCCAGATCCCGATCAGCTCGGCCATGACGTTGGCCGCCGATCTGGGCTTCCCCGATCCGTTCAGCACGTCGCCGGGCTGGGTTGAGCGTTACGGAACCGGTGAGGTCAGCCAGTTCCGGGGGGCCGAGCTGATCGCCGAGAAGTGGGGCATTTCCCGAGACGAAATGGAGCAGTTCGCGGTCGAGTCCCATGAGCGGGCGATCGCGGCTCAGGCTCAGGGTCGCTTCGACGGTGAGATCACCCCCCTGAACGGACTCGACCGGGACGAAGGGCCACGCGAGCCCAACTGGGAGAAGATCCGGAGCCTTCCCACCTTGGTCGAAGGTGGACGGATCACCGCCGCCATGGCCAGCCAGATCAGCGACGCTTCGGCATCGATCCTGATCGCCTCCGAGCAGGCCGTGAAGGATCACGACCTCACCCCCCGAGCCCGGATCCATCACATGAGCGTGCGGGGCGACGACCCCATCTTCATGCTGAGCGCACCCATCCCTGCCACGCGCTATGCACTGGAAAAGACCGGAATGTCCATGGACGACATCGATGCCGTGGAGATCAACGAGGCTTTCGCCTCGGTGGTGCTGGCCTGGGCCAAGGAACTGCAACCAGACATGGCGACCGTGAACCCCAACGGTGGAGCCATCGCTCTGGGTCATCCGCTGGGAGCCACCGGTGCCCGACTCATGACCACCATGCTCAACCACCTCGAGAAGACCGGTGGCCGCTACGGCCTCCAGACCATGTGCGAGGGTGGTGGCCAGGCCAACGTGACCATCATCGAGCGGCTGGGCTGATGCCGATACTCTCCGGTCCGACCCTGAAGAGGCGGTAAGCGATGTCCTGGACCCCTGACCAACCCCCACCTCCACCCGGCTGGCAGCCCCAGGCGCCCCCGCCCGGGTATGGCGGATACACCCAGCAGGTCGAACACCCACAAGGGACCACGGTGCTGGTGTTGGGCGTTTTGGGCTTGGTCTTCTGTCAGATCCTGGGCCCGTTCGCCTGGAGCATGGGAAACAAGGCGTTGAAGGAGATCGACGCCAGTGGCATCGCCTACTCGAACCGGGGGACCATCCAGGCCGGTCGGATCTGCGGGATCATCGCGTCTGTGCTCATGATCTTGTCCCTGGTGGC
Encoded here:
- a CDS encoding GNAT family N-acetyltransferase, encoding MVSDRYRMHRLRSGDEWVLGTLARGNARFGDGSEQDWLPPLGSEEASKFVNDPRTLCVVAIDMSTNHIAGFVYGCVLYRRHTKLEHLCVYELGVDIDHRKEGVGPLLLEGIAGEARKMGIDRGFVITSESNREAVKLYSDFGASRSPGNDLLFGLHF
- a CDS encoding nitronate monooxygenase, with amino-acid sequence MSDAPSETAGPDPLRTRFCDLVGCRLPIVQTGMGWVSGANLTAATVAAGGLGILASITMTSAEFRAAVTKVSETSDGPFGVNLRAGQPDLTERIAWAADQGVKVFSFAGAPTKDAIARIHDAGALVMPTVGARRHAEKMLEWGVDAVIAQGGEGGGHTGEVPTSLLLPQVVEAVGDDIPVLGAGGFHSGRGLVAALAYGADGVAMGTRFLLTAESRVPDGIKGRYTDASVFDTVVTVALDGAPQRVIRTELIDGLEKASIFTRLPKAALKALEFRKQTGTSLKDLVKEGLAMRKSQDLTWPQLAMAANAPMLIKTALVDGDPTVGVLPTGQVTGLIDDLPTVAELLERIEADARAALVRLACGS
- a CDS encoding acyl-CoA dehydrogenase family protein, which gives rise to MDLTWSADEERFRTEVRTWLETELSAWRTRHDDRILSGDTHEGFAQHLDWERTLFNAGYAAVSWPTEVGGRGASRWEWLIFEEEYYRAGGPQRVTQNGIFLLAPTVFEFGTAEQQAHILPRMAAGDDLWCQGWSEPNAGSDLASLTSRAIRDDARGGWVLNGQKTWTTRGAFCTHLFGLFRTDPASERHKGLTYLLVPLDLAGVTVRGFGRLDGDEGFAEVFFEDAFLPDDAIPGGVVLGDEGQGWSVAMATTSSERGLTLRSPGRFCATADRLVSLYRERSGGAGADQLDPGLRDRVVQGWMEAEAYRLQTLQTVTDDAEGRSAGAASSFVKLWWSELDVKLHETAMDILGPEAELDGTWSKGWQFALSGPIYAGTNEIQRNIAAERVLGLPRK
- a CDS encoding acyl-CoA dehydrogenase family protein, with the protein product MRFAFTDDQIAFRDAVRDLLSNECAPEVVRAAWPSEADAHGARKGEGARAEAERVAKVWSDLAEMGVLGVAVAEKHGGLGLGELDWVLLAEETGYAALPHPFVETAAVVAPLLGQVGDPHGVLAELIDGTRQAGVVPLTTSLVPWGDAVTYLVALDHHPSASGPWVARRITGGVAVGDDPDHRRHLADAMDAGRRVVALGAWQAEGELGTTLDAERAFNRGALGVAAQLVGLGRRMLDLTVDYVAERRQFGTPVGAQQAVKHHLADVAMQLRFAAPAVYGAAWAMANGSPTASRDVSMAKALASDAARLAVRQTLQCSGAIGYTVEYDLHLYLKRAEALSRAWGDAAWHRRRVGEALGI
- a CDS encoding acetyl-CoA C-acetyltransferase, which gives rise to MAEAYIVDAVRTPVGRRGGSLSTIHPADLGAASIKALLDRTGIDPGAVEDVVFGNVDSVGGQAGDIARTCWLVAGGPEHVPGTTVDRQCGSAQQAVHFAAQAVMAGVNDLVVAGGVQQMSQIPISSAMTLAADLGFPDPFSTSPGWVERYGTGEVSQFRGAELIAEKWGISRDEMEQFAVESHERAIAAQAQGRFDGEITPLNGLDRDEGPREPNWEKIRSLPTLVEGGRITAAMASQISDASASILIASEQAVKDHDLTPRARIHHMSVRGDDPIFMLSAPIPATRYALEKTGMSMDDIDAVEINEAFASVVLAWAKELQPDMATVNPNGGAIALGHPLGATGARLMTTMLNHLEKTGGRYGLQTMCEGGGQANVTIIERLG
- a CDS encoding DUF4190 domain-containing protein; translation: MSWTPDQPPPPPGWQPQAPPPGYGGYTQQVEHPQGTTVLVLGVLGLVFCQILGPFAWSMGNKALKEIDASGIAYSNRGTIQAGRICGIIASVLMILSLVAFVFFMIAMITFGTTTSIESDYESLVGLGPFIGS